From the genome of Geminocystis herdmanii PCC 6308, one region includes:
- a CDS encoding rhomboid family intramembrane serine protease encodes MSENSFKAFTKELKTQFSILGSFIAIFWIIEIIDQFFFNARLDYFGIIPRNITGLRGIILAPFLHGDFTHLIANTFPFAILGWLVMLQNTKDFFTVTLYSIFFSGMGVWLFAQPNSITVGASGVVFGYLGFLLLRGYFQKNAPSIALSLMVVFLYGGMVWGVLPSNPHVSWLGHLFGFIGGIVAAKAISETHS; translated from the coding sequence ATGAGTGAAAATAGTTTTAAAGCATTTACGAAGGAATTGAAAACCCAATTTTCTATTCTTGGTAGTTTCATCGCCATTTTTTGGATTATCGAAATTATCGATCAGTTTTTCTTTAATGCTCGTCTCGATTATTTTGGCATAATTCCTCGCAATATAACAGGTTTAAGGGGCATAATTCTTGCTCCTTTTCTCCATGGCGATTTTACTCACCTTATCGCTAATACCTTTCCCTTTGCTATATTGGGTTGGTTAGTAATGTTGCAAAACACCAAAGATTTTTTTACTGTCACCCTCTACTCCATCTTTTTTAGTGGTATGGGAGTTTGGCTATTTGCTCAACCTAATTCTATTACCGTGGGCGCTAGTGGAGTGGTTTTCGGTTACTTAGGTTTTTTACTATTACGGGGTTACTTTCAAAAAAATGCACCCTCGATCGCGCTATCCTTAATGGTAGTTTTTCTCTATGGTGGTATGGTTTGGGGAGTATTGCCTTCTAATCCTCATGTGTCATGGTTAGGACATTTATTTGGTTTTATTGGCGGTATTGTCGCCGCTAAGGCAATCTCAGAAACACATTCTTAG
- the ribE gene encoding riboflavin synthase has protein sequence MFTGLIQGLGNIKTLGNDLFVIDIDKNAKNVICTDLAIGDSVAVDGICLTVEKITGNGFIATASPETLQRTTLSESTKKNKKVNLETSLRVGSKIGGHFVSGHVDGVGCLLESVNSQKAWEMTFTAPSYLQTQWHDYISPYIVSKASIAVNGISLTIADCDREGKWFTVAVIPHTYQETNLSLLQSGDEVNLESDILGKYVDRLISHRLGNKTIQENITLDFLLQHGY, from the coding sequence GTGTTTACAGGATTAATACAAGGTTTAGGAAATATCAAAACGTTGGGAAATGATTTATTTGTCATTGACATCGATAAAAATGCCAAAAATGTGATTTGTACAGATTTAGCCATCGGTGATAGCGTGGCGGTAGATGGTATCTGTTTGACGGTGGAAAAAATTACTGGTAATGGTTTTATTGCCACGGCTTCCCCTGAGACTTTACAACGTACCACTTTAAGTGAAAGTACCAAGAAAAATAAGAAAGTAAACCTCGAAACTTCTTTGCGCGTAGGGAGTAAAATAGGAGGACACTTTGTTAGTGGTCATGTGGATGGAGTTGGTTGTTTGTTAGAATCGGTAAATAGTCAAAAAGCGTGGGAAATGACTTTTACTGCACCTTCTTACCTACAAACTCAGTGGCATGATTATATTTCCCCTTACATTGTTTCTAAAGCTAGTATTGCGGTTAATGGTATTAGTCTAACTATTGCGGATTGCGATCGAGAGGGTAAATGGTTTACAGTAGCGGTAATACCCCATACCTATCAGGAAACGAATTTATCTTTATTGCAATCGGGGGATGAAGTGAATTTAGAAAGTGATATACTAGGCAAATATGTCGATCGATTAATTAGTCATCGTCTAGGAAATAAAACGATTCAGGAAAATATCACCCTAGATTTTTTGTTACAACACGGTTATTAA
- a CDS encoding 16S rRNA (uracil(1498)-N(3))-methyltransferase, translated as MLYRIVINSSQKQDSLIHLQSDQEHYLRRVVRLNNGDNFIALDGKGKGWQVKLTADGGEIVDFLQDDRELSCDVNLIIALPKGNGFEDIIRCVTELGVNSLQPVISDRTIVKPKENKLERWRKIAIEASEQSERLIVPYIASPIPVKEAFSSVSTVNIPKYIAVARSNAPHLLHFLPQDFFPQKMIIATGCEGGWTPDEVQSSIEQGFQEISLGKRILRAVTAPIMVMSLIASVEENVGVAEKVF; from the coding sequence TTGCTGTATCGTATAGTTATTAATTCCAGTCAAAAACAAGATAGTCTGATTCATCTACAGTCAGATCAAGAACATTATTTGCGTAGGGTAGTAAGATTAAATAATGGAGATAATTTCATCGCCCTTGATGGTAAAGGCAAGGGGTGGCAAGTTAAATTAACTGCCGATGGTGGTGAAATAGTTGATTTTCTTCAGGACGATCGAGAGTTGTCTTGTGATGTAAACTTAATTATTGCTTTGCCTAAAGGTAACGGTTTTGAGGATATTATTCGTTGTGTCACGGAATTAGGGGTAAATTCATTACAACCTGTCATCAGCGATCGAACTATTGTTAAACCGAAGGAGAATAAGCTCGAAAGATGGCGTAAAATTGCCATAGAAGCCTCAGAACAATCCGAACGCTTAATTGTGCCTTATATTGCTTCTCCTATCCCTGTTAAAGAGGCTTTTTCCTCAGTTTCTACTGTGAATATTCCTAAATATATCGCTGTAGCTCGATCGAACGCCCCCCATTTACTGCATTTTCTTCCCCAAGATTTTTTCCCCCAAAAAATGATTATTGCCACAGGTTGCGAAGGTGGTTGGACTCCTGATGAAGTACAGAGTTCGATCGAACAGGGCTTTCAAGAAATCTCGTTAGGGAAAAGGATATTAAGAGCCGTGACTGCACCGATTATGGTAATGTCTTTAATTGCTAGTGTTGAAGAAAATGTAGGGGTTGCCGAAAAAGTCTTTTGA
- a CDS encoding glutamate synthase subunit beta, with the protein MGKPTGFLEFTRELPVDKEPLERIQNWDEFHLHLPEETLRNQGARCMDCGTPFCHTGELISGMASGCPVNNLIPEWNDLIYRGLWKEALDRLHKTNNFPEFTGRVCPAPCEGSCVLGINNPPVTIKNIECSIIDHGWDQGWVTSQPPEKRTGKKVAIVGSGPAGLSAAAQLNKAGHTVTVYEKDDRPGGLLMYGIPNMKLDKEEVVMRRIGVLEEEGIKFVCNTTIGKDISAETLVKENDAVILAIGAGKPRDLPIEGRSFKGIHFAMEFLTANTKAVLNSNQEGVISAEGKDVVIIGGGDTGTDCVGTSVRHGCNSVTQLEIMPQPPQVRAKNNPWPEYPKIYRLDYGQEEAAAKFGDDPRVYTTTATKFEGDAEGNVTAVHTVEVEWARNEQGRFIPNPMEGTEKRLPAQLVLLAMGFLGPEQFLLEQMGLEKDDRSNIKAEYGEYATSIPNVFAAGDCRRGQSLVVWAFNEGRGVAKECDRFLMGYSDLP; encoded by the coding sequence ATGGGAAAACCCACAGGATTTTTAGAATTTACTAGAGAATTACCCGTTGACAAAGAGCCTCTCGAAAGAATCCAAAATTGGGATGAATTTCATCTACACCTCCCCGAAGAAACATTACGCAATCAGGGAGCTAGATGTATGGACTGCGGTACTCCTTTTTGTCATACTGGAGAGTTAATCAGTGGCATGGCTAGTGGTTGCCCTGTTAATAACTTGATTCCTGAATGGAATGATTTGATTTATCGAGGGTTGTGGAAAGAAGCCCTCGATCGACTTCACAAAACCAACAACTTCCCCGAATTTACTGGTAGAGTTTGCCCTGCCCCCTGTGAGGGTTCTTGTGTACTAGGTATTAATAATCCTCCCGTAACCATTAAAAACATTGAATGTTCAATTATTGATCATGGTTGGGATCAAGGCTGGGTAACATCTCAACCCCCCGAAAAACGCACGGGGAAAAAAGTTGCCATCGTCGGATCAGGTCCTGCTGGATTATCGGCGGCGGCACAACTCAACAAAGCTGGGCATACTGTCACGGTTTACGAAAAAGACGATCGACCCGGTGGATTGCTTATGTACGGTATTCCTAACATGAAACTCGATAAAGAAGAAGTCGTCATGCGCCGTATTGGAGTTTTAGAAGAAGAAGGTATTAAATTTGTCTGTAATACTACCATCGGGAAAGATATTTCTGCGGAAACTTTAGTTAAAGAAAATGATGCTGTCATCCTTGCCATTGGGGCAGGAAAACCCCGTGATTTGCCCATAGAAGGTCGATCGTTCAAAGGTATTCATTTCGCTATGGAATTTTTAACGGCTAACACTAAAGCGGTTTTAAACAGCAATCAAGAAGGTGTAATTAGTGCCGAAGGTAAAGACGTAGTAATCATTGGGGGAGGAGACACGGGAACTGACTGTGTAGGTACATCCGTTCGTCATGGTTGTAATAGTGTTACTCAATTAGAAATTATGCCTCAACCGCCCCAAGTAAGAGCAAAAAACAACCCTTGGCCCGAATATCCTAAAATTTATCGCCTCGACTACGGGCAAGAAGAAGCTGCCGCTAAATTTGGAGATGATCCCAGAGTTTATACTACCACTGCGACTAAATTTGAAGGTGACGCAGAAGGCAACGTTACCGCAGTCCACACCGTAGAGGTAGAATGGGCAAGGAATGAACAAGGGCGCTTTATTCCTAACCCCATGGAAGGCACAGAAAAAAGACTTCCTGCACAATTAGTGTTATTAGCTATGGGTTTTTTAGGACCAGAACAATTCCTTTTAGAACAAATGGGACTAGAAAAAGACGATCGTAGTAACATTAAAGCTGAATATGGAGAATATGCTACCAGTATTCCCAATGTATTTGCAGCAGGAGATTGTCGTCGTGGTCAAAGCCTTGTGGTATGGGCGTTTAACGAAGGGCGCGGAGTAGCTAAAGAGTGCGATCGATTCTTAATGGGTTACTCTGATTTACCATAG
- the ilvD gene encoding dihydroxy-acid dehydratase: MTENLKSKAITQGVQRSPNRAMLRAVGFGDDDFTKPIVGIANGFSTITPCNMGLNDLALKAEASLRQAGGMPQMFGTITISDGISMGTEGMKYSLVSRDVIADSIETACTGESMDAVIAIGGCDKNMPGAMIAIARMNIPAIFVYGGTIKPGHHNGKDLTVVSAFEAVGQYSAGKIDEEELLAIEKKACPGAGSCGGMFTANTMSSAFEAMGISLPYSSTMAAEDQEKLESTGKSAEVLVEAIRKQILPRDILTRKAFENAIAVIMAVGGSTNSVLHLLAIANTIGVPLTLDDFETIRQKVPVICDLKPSGRYVTVDLHKAGGIPQVMKMLLVNGLIHPDALTISGQTVAEVLADIPENPPENQDVIRQWGNPLYQEGHLAILKGNLASEGAVAKISGVKNPTITGPARVFESEEECLDAILAGKIKEGDVVIVRYEGPVGGPGMREMLAPTSAIIGAGLGDKVGLITDGRFSGGTYGLVVGHVAPEAAVGGNIALVKEGDSITIDAHQKLLQINVSDAELAQRRTLWQPPQPRYPRGVLGKYAKLVSSSSLGAVTDLNLFS; the protein is encoded by the coding sequence ATGACAGAAAATTTAAAAAGTAAAGCTATTACCCAAGGAGTCCAACGATCGCCCAATCGTGCTATGCTTAGAGCCGTTGGTTTTGGGGATGATGATTTTACCAAGCCTATTGTTGGTATAGCCAATGGATTTAGTACCATCACTCCCTGCAATATGGGTTTAAATGACTTAGCTTTAAAGGCAGAAGCGAGTTTACGTCAAGCAGGTGGAATGCCCCAAATGTTCGGTACTATTACCATTAGTGACGGTATCTCCATGGGTACAGAAGGCATGAAATACTCCCTCGTTTCCAGAGATGTCATTGCCGATTCGATCGAAACCGCTTGTACTGGCGAAAGTATGGATGCGGTAATCGCCATTGGTGGTTGCGATAAAAATATGCCAGGGGCGATGATTGCCATTGCTCGTATGAATATTCCCGCTATTTTCGTCTATGGTGGTACAATCAAACCCGGACATCACAATGGTAAAGATTTAACAGTAGTTAGTGCCTTTGAAGCCGTTGGGCAATATAGTGCCGGAAAAATTGACGAAGAAGAATTACTTGCCATTGAGAAAAAAGCCTGTCCGGGTGCAGGTTCGTGTGGCGGTATGTTTACAGCCAATACTATGTCTTCTGCCTTTGAAGCGATGGGTATTAGTTTACCCTATTCTTCCACCATGGCAGCCGAAGATCAAGAAAAACTAGAAAGTACAGGCAAATCTGCCGAAGTTTTAGTGGAAGCTATCCGCAAACAAATTTTACCCCGTGACATTCTCACTCGCAAAGCCTTTGAAAATGCCATCGCTGTGATTATGGCTGTAGGTGGCTCAACTAATTCTGTATTGCACTTACTTGCGATCGCTAATACTATTGGTGTACCCTTGACTTTAGATGATTTTGAGACTATTCGTCAAAAAGTACCCGTCATTTGTGACTTGAAACCATCAGGGCGTTATGTTACTGTTGACTTACACAAAGCGGGAGGCATTCCTCAAGTTATGAAGATGTTATTAGTCAATGGCTTAATTCACCCAGACGCATTAACTATCAGTGGGCAAACCGTAGCGGAAGTATTAGCAGATATTCCCGAAAATCCTCCCGAAAACCAAGACGTAATCCGTCAATGGGGTAATCCTTTATATCAAGAAGGGCATTTAGCTATCTTAAAAGGAAACTTAGCCTCCGAAGGTGCAGTTGCCAAAATTAGCGGTGTAAAAAATCCTACCATAACAGGACCTGCTAGAGTGTTTGAGTCAGAAGAAGAATGTTTAGACGCTATCTTAGCAGGAAAAATTAAAGAAGGGGATGTTGTCATTGTACGTTATGAAGGACCTGTTGGCGGACCCGGTATGCGGGAAATGTTAGCCCCTACAAGTGCAATTATTGGAGCAGGTTTAGGGGATAAAGTCGGCTTAATTACTGATGGACGTTTTTCTGGAGGTACTTATGGCTTAGTAGTTGGTCATGTTGCACCTGAAGCGGCCGTGGGAGGTAATATTGCCTTAGTCAAAGAAGGTGATAGTATTACGATCGATGCCCATCAAAAACTGTTACAAATCAATGTCTCAGACGCAGAATTAGCCCAACGTCGTACTCTTTGGCAACCGCCCCAACCTCGTTATCCTAGAGGTGTCTTAGGTAAATATGCGAAATTAGTTTCTTCTAGTAGTTTAGGTGCAGTAACTGATTTAAACTTATTCTCTTAA
- a CDS encoding AAA family ATPase, producing MSQFNQEFSLLLRACYPLIYIPTQEEERVEKAISSIGKNINNRNIYTWDFVDGYQDNPNNANFGRRNPLQALEFIEKLPPNTAGIFILRDFQRFLEDVSISRKLRNLARTLKAQPKNIVIIAPEINLPTELKEVFTIIEFPLPQAEEIKTEIQRLLSSTGQSLSDKFLAELVRSSQGLSLERIRRVLTRAIAQNGKLEEEDVELILEEKKQSIRQTQILDYYPAKEQISDIGGLDNLKEWLLRRGGAFSESARAYGLPYPRGLLLVGIQGTGKSLTAKAIAHHWHLPLLRLDVGRLFGGLVGESESRTRQMITLAEALSPCILWIDEIDKSFAGADGKGDSGTTSRVFGTFITWLAEKESPVFVVATANNIQNLPPEILRKGRFDEIFFVGLPSQNEREAIFNVHLTRLRPHNINAYDSKRLAYETPEFSGAEIEQTIIEAMHLGFSQNRDFTTDDVLSAASQIIPLARTAKEQIEFLQNWAMSGKARLASRHQM from the coding sequence ATGAGTCAATTTAATCAAGAATTTTCATTATTATTAAGAGCCTGTTATCCTCTTATTTATATCCCTACTCAAGAAGAAGAAAGGGTAGAAAAAGCTATTTCATCCATCGGCAAAAATATCAATAATCGCAATATTTATACATGGGATTTCGTTGACGGTTATCAAGATAATCCCAATAATGCTAACTTTGGACGGCGTAATCCGTTACAAGCCCTTGAATTTATCGAAAAATTGCCACCTAATACGGCAGGAATCTTTATTTTAAGGGATTTTCAACGATTTTTAGAAGATGTCTCCATTTCTCGAAAATTGCGTAATTTAGCACGAACATTAAAAGCACAACCGAAAAATATTGTTATAATTGCACCGGAAATCAATCTACCGACAGAATTAAAAGAAGTTTTTACTATCATCGAGTTTCCTTTACCCCAAGCCGAAGAAATCAAAACGGAAATTCAACGGTTATTGTCATCCACAGGGCAGTCTTTATCTGATAAATTTTTAGCAGAGTTAGTTCGATCGAGTCAAGGGCTATCCCTAGAACGCATTAGAAGAGTGCTTACAAGGGCGATCGCCCAAAATGGCAAATTAGAAGAAGAAGACGTAGAACTGATATTAGAAGAGAAAAAACAGTCCATACGGCAAACACAAATCCTTGACTACTACCCTGCCAAAGAACAAATCTCCGACATCGGCGGTTTAGACAACCTCAAAGAATGGTTATTGAGACGGGGGGGCGCTTTCAGTGAATCCGCACGGGCTTATGGTTTACCCTATCCTAGAGGTTTACTACTTGTAGGTATTCAAGGTACGGGGAAATCTTTAACGGCAAAGGCGATCGCACACCATTGGCACTTACCTTTACTACGACTAGACGTAGGGCGACTATTTGGGGGGTTAGTAGGGGAATCGGAATCTCGCACCCGTCAAATGATTACCTTAGCAGAGGCGTTATCTCCTTGTATTTTGTGGATTGACGAGATAGACAAAAGTTTTGCAGGTGCAGATGGTAAAGGAGATTCAGGCACAACCAGCAGGGTTTTTGGCACATTTATCACATGGTTAGCAGAAAAAGAAAGCCCCGTTTTTGTGGTGGCAACGGCTAACAATATTCAAAATTTACCCCCAGAAATCCTCAGAAAAGGGAGATTTGACGAGATATTTTTTGTGGGTTTACCCAGTCAAAACGAGAGAGAAGCAATTTTTAATGTCCATTTAACTCGATTACGCCCCCATAACATCAACGCCTACGATAGCAAAAGATTAGCCTATGAAACCCCAGAATTTTCGGGGGCAGAAATTGAGCAAACTATAATTGAAGCTATGCACTTAGGTTTTAGTCAGAATCGAGACTTTACCACCGATGACGTATTAAGCGCCGCTAGTCAGATTATACCCTTAGCGCGAACTGCGAAAGAACAAATCGAGTTTTTGCAAAATTGGGCAATGTCTGGAAAAGCGCGTTTAGCCTCCCGTCATCAGATGTAA
- a CDS encoding ABC transporter substrate-binding protein has protein sequence MLLNQIIFSRRNFFVKSLSLVFIFSLLFISGCQNTALNSDSSGNNQVTKITFWHGINPPENREIFNELLAQFNTENPDIQVEALYVGQPDEQLPKIIASIAGNQPPDILWYVPQLTGKLVELQALKPLQEWWNNSDIKNEIDPAMLSTMTLDNNIWSVPFATNNTAVFYRPSLFQKAGISETPKTWDEFAEVAKKLTQDTNNDGKIDQNGMLFASGKGEFTVFVWLPFIFSADGEIIQNNQPNLVSEGTEKALNLAVELVKENSAILSQPDRGYELDNFINGKVAMQITGPWTLAQLKQSNIDYDVFPIPIINQPATVLGGENLFVFKTDAQREEASLKFLEFILGEKFQTQWALKTGYLPINFNAQNSSEYQDFVKENPVIKVFLEQMKFAKSRPIITDYPALSENLGRSIESSLLQQKTPIQALEESQKKLQLQLQ, from the coding sequence ATGTTATTAAATCAAATTATATTTTCTCGACGCAATTTTTTTGTAAAATCTCTTAGTCTTGTTTTCATTTTTAGTTTATTATTTATTAGTGGTTGTCAAAATACCGCTTTAAATTCTGATTCATCGGGCAATAATCAAGTTACTAAAATTACTTTTTGGCATGGAATTAATCCTCCTGAAAATAGAGAAATTTTTAATGAATTATTAGCTCAATTTAACACAGAAAATCCAGATATTCAAGTAGAGGCTTTATATGTGGGGCAACCTGATGAACAGTTACCGAAAATCATCGCCTCGATCGCAGGAAATCAACCTCCTGATATATTATGGTATGTACCCCAATTAACAGGAAAATTAGTCGAATTACAAGCCTTAAAACCTTTACAAGAATGGTGGAATAATTCAGATATAAAAAATGAAATTGATCCAGCTATGTTATCCACTATGACTTTAGATAATAACATCTGGTCTGTGCCTTTTGCGACTAATAATACTGCGGTTTTTTATCGTCCAAGTTTATTTCAAAAAGCGGGAATTAGCGAAACTCCAAAAACTTGGGATGAGTTTGCTGAAGTTGCAAAAAAATTAACTCAAGATACTAATAATGATGGCAAAATTGATCAAAATGGAATGTTATTTGCTTCTGGAAAAGGAGAGTTTACTGTCTTTGTTTGGTTGCCTTTTATTTTCAGTGCTGATGGTGAAATTATCCAAAATAATCAACCTAATTTAGTTAGTGAAGGTACAGAAAAAGCCTTAAATTTAGCAGTGGAATTAGTCAAAGAAAATAGTGCTATTTTATCACAGCCCGATCGAGGTTATGAGTTAGATAATTTCATTAATGGTAAAGTAGCTATGCAAATTACAGGTCCTTGGACTTTAGCACAATTAAAACAAAGTAACATTGATTATGATGTTTTTCCGATTCCGATTATTAATCAACCTGCCACAGTTTTAGGCGGAGAAAATCTCTTTGTTTTTAAGACTGATGCTCAACGAGAAGAAGCGTCTTTAAAATTTTTAGAGTTTATTTTAGGAGAGAAATTTCAAACTCAATGGGCATTAAAAACGGGATATTTACCTATTAATTTTAATGCTCAAAATAGTTCTGAATATCAAGATTTTGTTAAAGAAAATCCAGTGATTAAAGTATTTTTAGAACAGATGAAATTCGCTAAATCTCGACCAATTATTACAGATTATCCTGCTCTTTCAGAAAACTTAGGACGCTCGATCGAATCTTCGTTGCTACAACAAAAAACACCCATTCAAGCCTTAGAAGAATCACAAAAAAAATTGCAATTACAGTTACAATAA
- a CDS encoding PCP reductase family protein yields MEWTSEAEAKLKEIPFFVRPAARKKIEKFVQDKGETLITVELYLEAKAKFN; encoded by the coding sequence ATGGAATGGACATCAGAAGCGGAAGCTAAATTAAAAGAAATACCTTTTTTTGTACGCCCTGCCGCTAGGAAAAAAATTGAAAAATTTGTTCAAGATAAGGGGGAAACATTAATTACTGTAGAACTTTATTTGGAAGCTAAAGCTAAGTTTAATTAA
- the hisA gene encoding 1-(5-phosphoribosyl)-5-[(5-phosphoribosylamino)methylideneamino]imidazole-4-carboxamide isomerase: MEVIPAIDLLAGRCVRLYQGDYEQSQIFNENPLEVALQWESQGATRLHLVDLDGAKEGTTVNLDVIRSIVQHLTIPVQVGGGLRDRISVERLFDLGVERSIVGTVAVENPDLVQELCEAYPHKIAVGIDARNGKVATKGWLETSTVEATDLAQRISDKAAAIIYTDISRDGTLVGPNLESLRELAQVSKIPVIASGGISSLTDLLSLLSLESLGVTGVIVGKALYTGKVDLKEAIGSIGNGRLQDVIIDNSRIV, encoded by the coding sequence ATGGAAGTTATACCCGCCATTGATTTACTCGCTGGACGTTGTGTGAGATTATATCAAGGGGATTATGAACAGTCTCAGATTTTTAATGAAAATCCCTTAGAAGTGGCTTTACAATGGGAGTCTCAAGGGGCAACTCGTTTACACTTAGTGGATTTAGATGGTGCAAAAGAGGGTACAACCGTCAATTTAGATGTTATTCGATCGATCGTACAGCATTTAACTATCCCCGTACAAGTAGGAGGAGGATTGCGCGATCGAATTTCCGTAGAACGTTTGTTCGATTTAGGGGTGGAAAGATCGATCGTGGGTACTGTAGCTGTAGAAAATCCTGATTTAGTACAAGAATTATGTGAAGCCTATCCTCATAAAATTGCGGTGGGTATCGATGCTCGTAACGGCAAAGTTGCCACCAAAGGTTGGTTAGAAACTTCCACTGTGGAAGCCACCGATTTAGCTCAAAGAATTTCTGACAAAGCCGCCGCCATTATTTATACTGATATTAGTCGAGATGGTACTCTAGTCGGTCCTAATCTCGAATCCTTAAGAGAATTGGCACAAGTATCGAAAATTCCTGTCATTGCTTCTGGGGGTATTAGCTCTCTCACGGATTTACTCAGTCTGTTATCCTTAGAATCCTTGGGGGTGACTGGTGTTATTGTGGGTAAAGCTCTTTATACGGGTAAAGTTGATTTAAAAGAAGCTATCGGCTCGATCGGCAATGGACGACTACAGGATGTTATTATTGATAATAGCAGGATTGTCTAA